From the Candidatus Kapaibacterium sp. genome, the window TGTAATAAAGAGAATGTCTAAGCAGAAAAAAACTATAGAAGCTTTAGGCTTGGGACGTCCGAATTATTCCAACACACTTCCCGACAATCCGCAAACTCGCGGTATGATTGAGGTTGTGAAGCATTTAGTAACAATTGAAGAAGTTTCAGACTAATAAATTAATGGCATTAAAATGAAACATATAGGAAATCTAAAATACGCCGATGGCGCTAAACACAAATCGAAGAGAATCGGCAGAGGTGTCGGATCGGGTCACGGCGGTACTGCAACTAAAGGGCACAAAGGGCAGAAATCTCGCTCCGGTGCTACTATACGTATCGGATTCGAAGGCGGTCAAATG encodes:
- the rpmD gene encoding 50S ribosomal protein L30 — protein: MSKLKVTQVKSVIKRMSKQKKTIEALGLGRPNYSNTLPDNPQTRGMIEVVKHLVTIEEVSD